A stretch of the Larimichthys crocea isolate SSNF chromosome IX, L_crocea_2.0, whole genome shotgun sequence genome encodes the following:
- the bmpr1bb gene encoding bone morphogenetic protein receptor, type IBb isoform X2 has translation MLDTMLLKNGWKGGSERRADESSSTATVSAQNMLWCHCYHHCPEDSVNNTCMTDGYCFTMVEEEEGGLVVLTAGCLGLAGSEFQCRDTWNARSRRALECCTDQDYCNRDLHPTLPPLMTSDYVDSSIQYMALFISITVCSIILGLILVFCYFRYKRQESRPRYSIDLEQEETYIPPGESLKDLIEHSRSIGSGSGSGLPLLVQRTIAKQIQMVKQIGKGRYGEVWMGKWRGERVAVKVFFTTEEESWFRETEIYQTFLMRHDNILGFIAADIKGTGSWTQLYLITDYHENGSLYDYLKSNTLDVKALLKLAYSSISGLCHLHTEIYGTQGKPAIAHRDLKSKNILVKKNGACCIADLGLAVKFNSDTNEVDIPPNLRVGTKRYMPPEVLDETLNRSYFQSFIMADMYSFGLIVWEMARRCISGGIVEEYQLPYHDLVPTDPSYEDMREVVCIKKQRPSFANRWSSDECLRQMGKLMSECWAHNPASRLTALRVKKTLAKMLESQDIKL, from the exons ATGTTGGACACCATGCTGCTAAAGAACGGATGGAAGGGTGGATCGGAGCGAAGGGCGGAcgagagcagcagcacagccacAGTTTCAGCTCAGAACATGCTTTGGTGTCACTGCTACCACCATTGCCCCGAAGACTCAGTCAACAATACTTGCAT gacTGACGGTTATTGCTTCAccatggtggaggaggaggaggggggtctGGTAGTACTCACTGCAGGTTGTTTGGGTCTTGCAGGCTCCGAGTTCCAGTGCAGA GACACATGGAACGCACGTTCGAGGAGAGCTCTCGAGTGTTGCACAGATCAGGATTATTGCAACAGAGACTTACATCCTACTCTGCCTCCCCTCATGACGTcgg attatGTTGACAGCAGTATCCAGTACATGGCTCTCTTCATTT CAATCACAGTCTGCAGTATCATCCTCGGTCTCATCCTCGTCTTCTGCTACTTCAG ATATAAGCGGCAAGAGTCACGGCCACGCTACAGTATCGATCTGGAGCAGGAGGAGACCTATATTCCCCCTGGGGAGTCCCTGAAGGACCTGATAGAACATTCCCGCAGCATCGGGTCTGGCTCTGGATCAGGTCTCCCTCTACTG GTACAACGCACAATCGCCAAGCAGATTCAGATGGTGAAGCAGATTGGAAAAGGGCGATATGGAGAGGTCTGGATGGGcaagtggagaggagagagagtggcTGTTAAAGTCTTCTTCACCACGGAGGAAGAGAGCTGGTTCAGAGAGACTGAAATATATCAGACCTTCCTAATGAGACATGACAATATACTGG GATTCATAGCAGCAGATATTAAAGGAACCGGCTCTTGGACTCAGCTCTACCTAATCACAGACTACCATGAGAATGGATCATTATATGACTACCTCAAGTCCAACACCTTAGACGTCAAGGCTCTACTAAAACTGGCCTACTCCTCCATATCAGGCCTCTGCCACCTGCACACTGAGATCTATGGCACACAGGGCAAACCAGCCATCGCACACAGAGACCTaaagagcaaaaacatcttGGTCAAAAAGAATGGAGCCTGCTGTATAGCAGACCTTGGACTTGCTGTCAAGTTCAACAG tGACACCAATGAAGTAGATATCCCGCCGAACCTACGAGTTGGTACAAAGCGCTACATGCCGCCAGAAGTGTTGGATGAGACACTGAACAGGAGCTACTTCCAGTCATTTATAATGGCCGACATGTATAGTTTTGGCCTCATTGTCTGGGAGATGGCCAGACGCTGCATCTCTGGAG GCATCGTGGAGGAGTACCAGCTGCCCTACCATGACCTTGTGCCTACTGATCCTTCCTATGAGGACATGAGAGAAGTCGTCTGCATTAAGAAACAAAGACCCTCATTTGCTAATCGCTGGAGCAGTGATGAG TGTCTGCGGCAGATGGGAAAACTGATGTCGGAGTGCTGGGCTCACAACCCGGCCTCTCGCCTGACAGCCCTGAGGGTGAAGAAGACCCTGGCAAAGATGTTAGAGTCCCAAGACATCAAACTGTGA
- the bmpr1bb gene encoding bone morphogenetic protein receptor, type IBb isoform X1: MVVVSLPQEWAWQAILLVTGLASLSRGSHANMLDTMLLKNGWKGGSERRADESSSTATVSAQNMLWCHCYHHCPEDSVNNTCMTDGYCFTMVEEEEGGLVVLTAGCLGLAGSEFQCRDTWNARSRRALECCTDQDYCNRDLHPTLPPLMTSDYVDSSIQYMALFISITVCSIILGLILVFCYFRYKRQESRPRYSIDLEQEETYIPPGESLKDLIEHSRSIGSGSGSGLPLLVQRTIAKQIQMVKQIGKGRYGEVWMGKWRGERVAVKVFFTTEEESWFRETEIYQTFLMRHDNILGFIAADIKGTGSWTQLYLITDYHENGSLYDYLKSNTLDVKALLKLAYSSISGLCHLHTEIYGTQGKPAIAHRDLKSKNILVKKNGACCIADLGLAVKFNSDTNEVDIPPNLRVGTKRYMPPEVLDETLNRSYFQSFIMADMYSFGLIVWEMARRCISGGIVEEYQLPYHDLVPTDPSYEDMREVVCIKKQRPSFANRWSSDECLRQMGKLMSECWAHNPASRLTALRVKKTLAKMLESQDIKL; encoded by the exons ATGGTGGTGGTGTCGCTGCCTCAGGAGTGGGCCTGGCAGGCTATTCTCCTGGTGACTGGACTGGCATCATTGAGCCGTGGGTCTCATG CTAACATGTTGGACACCATGCTGCTAAAGAACGGATGGAAGGGTGGATCGGAGCGAAGGGCGGAcgagagcagcagcacagccacAGTTTCAGCTCAGAACATGCTTTGGTGTCACTGCTACCACCATTGCCCCGAAGACTCAGTCAACAATACTTGCAT gacTGACGGTTATTGCTTCAccatggtggaggaggaggaggggggtctGGTAGTACTCACTGCAGGTTGTTTGGGTCTTGCAGGCTCCGAGTTCCAGTGCAGA GACACATGGAACGCACGTTCGAGGAGAGCTCTCGAGTGTTGCACAGATCAGGATTATTGCAACAGAGACTTACATCCTACTCTGCCTCCCCTCATGACGTcgg attatGTTGACAGCAGTATCCAGTACATGGCTCTCTTCATTT CAATCACAGTCTGCAGTATCATCCTCGGTCTCATCCTCGTCTTCTGCTACTTCAG ATATAAGCGGCAAGAGTCACGGCCACGCTACAGTATCGATCTGGAGCAGGAGGAGACCTATATTCCCCCTGGGGAGTCCCTGAAGGACCTGATAGAACATTCCCGCAGCATCGGGTCTGGCTCTGGATCAGGTCTCCCTCTACTG GTACAACGCACAATCGCCAAGCAGATTCAGATGGTGAAGCAGATTGGAAAAGGGCGATATGGAGAGGTCTGGATGGGcaagtggagaggagagagagtggcTGTTAAAGTCTTCTTCACCACGGAGGAAGAGAGCTGGTTCAGAGAGACTGAAATATATCAGACCTTCCTAATGAGACATGACAATATACTGG GATTCATAGCAGCAGATATTAAAGGAACCGGCTCTTGGACTCAGCTCTACCTAATCACAGACTACCATGAGAATGGATCATTATATGACTACCTCAAGTCCAACACCTTAGACGTCAAGGCTCTACTAAAACTGGCCTACTCCTCCATATCAGGCCTCTGCCACCTGCACACTGAGATCTATGGCACACAGGGCAAACCAGCCATCGCACACAGAGACCTaaagagcaaaaacatcttGGTCAAAAAGAATGGAGCCTGCTGTATAGCAGACCTTGGACTTGCTGTCAAGTTCAACAG tGACACCAATGAAGTAGATATCCCGCCGAACCTACGAGTTGGTACAAAGCGCTACATGCCGCCAGAAGTGTTGGATGAGACACTGAACAGGAGCTACTTCCAGTCATTTATAATGGCCGACATGTATAGTTTTGGCCTCATTGTCTGGGAGATGGCCAGACGCTGCATCTCTGGAG GCATCGTGGAGGAGTACCAGCTGCCCTACCATGACCTTGTGCCTACTGATCCTTCCTATGAGGACATGAGAGAAGTCGTCTGCATTAAGAAACAAAGACCCTCATTTGCTAATCGCTGGAGCAGTGATGAG TGTCTGCGGCAGATGGGAAAACTGATGTCGGAGTGCTGGGCTCACAACCCGGCCTCTCGCCTGACAGCCCTGAGGGTGAAGAAGACCCTGGCAAAGATGTTAGAGTCCCAAGACATCAAACTGTGA